In Mauremys reevesii isolate NIE-2019 linkage group 8, ASM1616193v1, whole genome shotgun sequence, a single genomic region encodes these proteins:
- the RGSL1 gene encoding regulator of G-protein signaling protein-like isoform X3 gives MNKTATIASTELVVLLEDEVFVDFFNTFLNLPVFGQTPIYMANICQWFLWPELPCYLVPKYKGLLTWMEKYRLPHFCKTNLCFHYILCQELLSFIRSKEAAELLKWKSADQWLLEKCISGSRGMWRFRSFIQGMAGEELTKFWLAAERLLEIDESDVAQRDLYLSLLQVLRATYLQEGSTVVTLCSMSIESLLNISGWHPQHISTRRELLSEMQKVALFKIQSYWLPNYFIHCKLSMEKEEACQPLMCEYQERLLQVGSKEKAVSPAPTMSIRNSRATSEPYSSKKAKEQIWDLVTCGRQPKETEKHGRHGLQPEGQPSSDWSATSLTDMKQPPPKEDALGKTSVWAQHPERGVKNMEKATSFKTPSPNAQLPLQLEEIGKSRSLSDLRTSTPIAQLPSLLALKKIIKSSSSLDFLPWALNADSCAGRPFRKFLKSKNYAVETHLLDLWHDLEDFLRMVLSSSKGGSFLLRHLMSERICEIYLTESNHQHLPLKPNTLRNLQDLLPSGEVIPWILKAQEEICKILSFFYNDFLADDDETFLRFVSQKSKVQKPVGKEETYRKDEHLLLAKRINESLTLSQALYGVRDFETLSEEHWRFIATQDLTKGGSIQVELEPVVRKTDYRSMTFEELTLRNPLMAVEVLSEDYELFCRMFPSLAFDLEYEERRCVRLSKTSLSLMRRENLMLRKPSLRPRYLMEVLHNPAHLEFFRQFLKQHNSEAPLLFWQAVEKLNTESNPKAQRALINSILKNFFHNKVPAEELLQCQASIIRDIPKASLVTGSMLFTAQSFVLKAMEEKWFKMYQDLYPGSDIFDTHLVTRQGRGSFIKDKLKRVWFVLQAFIRSICKFRREMNNRKSRKDFEDFLRRELVNQKENLPSSSMRSTIAVASPRQPVPAASMGEDVEVIQVKRRLFNQRHISINFLVNDLSFYLEIEKFCHLADSATVLAACGMYTERDVAFLKTKVATIAKLFLNSEVPPKLRVNISEGQKDSIRNLASKGVLDRSLYHVALLNVFPVLIHFWKRYCNWKAMESFRRYPKIKKSLSPFQAKASPRTSSIFSGGSRCSRGSSCCYLSLGRKWILLQSKSHRLEASTGKSLHLASA, from the exons GTCTTTGGCCAGACACCCATTTACATGGCCAACATTTGCCAGTGGTTCCTGTGGCCAGAGTTACCGTGTTACCTG GTGCCAAAGTACAAAGGCTTATTGACCTGGATGGAAAAGTACCGGCTGCCGCACTTCTGTAAAACCAACTTGTGTTTTCATTACATTCTCTGTCAGGAGCTTCTCAGTTTCATTAGATCCAAGGAGGCAG CAGAGTTGCTGAAATGGAAGAGTGCAGATCAATGGCTGCTCGAAAAGTGCATTAGCGGTAGCAGGGGAATGTGGCGCTTTCGTTCTTTCATCCAAGGAATGGCAG GGGAAGAGCTGACAAAGTTCTGGCTTGCTGCAGAAAGGCTCTTGGAGATTGACGAGTCAGATGTTGCCCAGCGAGATCTCTACCTGTCTCTGCTCCAAGTGCTGAGGGCCACTTATTTGCAGGAGGGCTCCACGGTGGTCACCCTCTGCAGCATGAGCATTG AGTCTCTGTTGAATATCTCAGGCTGGCACCCTCAGCACATCAGCACCAGGAGGGAGCTCCTGAGCGAGATGCAGAAAGTAGCCCTGTTTAAGATCCAAAGTTATTGGCTCCCTAACTACTTCATTCATTGCAAGCTGAgcatggagaaggaggaggcctgcCAGCCTCTAATGTGTGAATACCAAGAGCGTTTATTACAGGTGGGCTCGAAGGAGAAGGCAGTGTCTCCAGCACCCACAATGAGTATCAGGAACAGCCGGGCTACATCCGAGCCGTACTCCAGTAAAAAAGCCAAGGAGCAGATCTGGGATCTCGTAACTTGTGGACGACAACCTAAAGAAACAGAGAAACACGGGAGACATGGGCTGCAGCCCGAGGGGCAGCCAAGCTCAGATTGGAGTGCAACTAGTCTGACAGACATGAAGCAACCACCTCCTAAAGAGGATGCCCTGGGAAAGACTTCTGTGTGGGCACAACATCCAGAAAGGGGTGTTAAAAATATGGAAAAGGCCACTTCTTTCAAAACACCCAGCCCTAATGCCCAGTTGCCTCTTCAACTGGAGGAAATTGGCAAAAGCAGAAGCCTCTCTGATCTACGTACTTCTACACCCATTGCCCAGCTGCCTTCACTGCTAGCCCTGAAAAAGATCATCAAATCCTCTTCTTCTTTGGATTTCCTTCCTTGGGCACTTAATGCCGACAGCTGTGCTGGCCGCCCCTTCAGGAAGTTCTTGAAGAGCAAGAACTATGCTGTGGAGACTCATCTTTTGGATCTGTGGCATGATCTGGAGGATTTTCTGCGCATGGTACTGAGCTCCAGCAAAGGAGGGAGCTTCCTCCTGCGCCATTTGATGAGTGAAAGGATATGTGAGATCTATTTAACAGAAAGCAACCACCAGCACCTTCCCCTGAAGCCGAACACTCTCAGGAACCTGCAAGATCTTCTGCCTTCTGGAGAGGTCATTCCTTGGATATTAAAAGCACAGGAAGAGATTTGCAAG ATACTCAGCTTCTTCTACAATGACTTTCTTGCTGATGATGATGAAACATTTCTTCGTTTTGTG TCTCAGAAGAGCAAGGTCCAGAAGCCTGTGGGAAAAGAGGAAACTTACAGAAAAGATGAACACCTTCTGCTGGCCAAGAGGATAAACGAATCCCTGACTCTGAGCCAAGCCTTATATGGAGTGAGGGACTTCGAGACACTCTCAGAGGAGCACTGGAGATTCATAGCCACTCAGGATCTCACAAAAGGGGGATCGATTCAGGTTGAACTGGAGCCTGTTGTGCGCAAGACAG ACTACAGGAGCATGACGTTCGAGGAGCTGACCCTCAGGAACCCTTTGATGGCTGTAGAGGTGTTAAGTGAGGACTATGAGCTCTTCTGCAGAATGTTTCCCTCCCTTG CGTTCGATCTTGAATACGAAGAGAGGAGGTGTGTTCGCCTGAGCAAGACAAGTCTGTCCCTCATGAGGAGGGAGAACCTCATGTTAAGGAAGCCCTCTCTAAGACCCAG GTATCTCATGGAAGTGCTGCACAACCCCGCCCACCTGGAGTTTTTCAGGCAATTCCTCAAACAACATAACTCTGAAGCCCCACTGCTCTTCTGGCAGGCGGTGGAGAAGCTCAACACCGAGTCCAACCCCAAAGCTCAGAGAGCTTTGATCAACAGTATCCTCAAGAATTTCTTCCACAACAAAGTGCCTGCTG AGGAACTGCTGCAATGCCAAGCTTCCATCATCAGAGATATACCCAAGGCCAGCCTGGTCACTGGCTCCATGCTATTCACAGCACAGAGCTTTGTCCTGAAAGCAATGGAAGAGAAATG GTTTAAGATGTACCAAGATTTGTACCCTGGGAGCGATATTTTTGACACTCACTTGGTCACgaggcagggaaggggctccTTCATAAAGGACAAGCTG AAGAGAGTGTGGTTCGTGCTCCAGGCTTTCATCAGGAGCATCTGCAAGTTCCGGAGGGAGATGAACAATCGGAAATCCCGCAAAGACTTTGAGGACTTTCTCCGGAGGGAGCTCGTAAATCAAAAAGAAA ACTTGCCCAGTAGCTCCATGCGCAGTACCATTGCCGTGGCTAGCCCCCGCCAACCTGTGCCGGCTGCCAGCATGGGAGAGGATGTGGAGGTGATACAGGTGAAGCGCCGGCTCTTTAACCAGCGGCACATTTCCATCAACTTCCTGGTCAACGACCTCAGTTTTTACCTGGAGATTGAGAA GTTTTGTCACCTGGCTGATTCGGCCACAGTGCTCGCAGCCTGCGGGATGTACACCGAGAGGGACGTCGCCTTTCTTAAGACCAAAGTGGCCACGATCGCCAAACTCTTCCTGAACTCTGAAGTCCCTCCTAAACTGCGG GTGAACATTTCTGAGGGCCAGAAAGATTCAATCCGGAATTTAGCTTCCAAAGGGGTCCTGGATCGCAGCCTCTATCACGTGGCCTTGCTCAACGTCTTCCCAGTTCTGATACACTTCTGGAAAAG ATACTGTAACTGGAAGGCAATGGAGTCCTTCCGCAGGTACCCGAAGATAAAAAAATCTCTTTCTCCATTCCAAGCTAAGGCATCACCTAGAACATCCAGTATCTTCAGTGGGG GTTCACGCTGCTCAAGGGGATCCAGCTGCTGCTACCTCAGCCTCGGGAGGAAGTGGATTCTTCTACAGAGCAAAAGT CATCGTCTGGAAGCCTCAACTGGAAAAAGCCTCCATCTGGCATCTGCGTGA
- the RGSL1 gene encoding regulator of G-protein signaling protein-like isoform X7 yields MNKTATIASTELVVLLEDEVFVDFFNTFLNLPVFGQTPIYMANICQWFLWPELPCYLVPKYKGLLTWMEKYRLPHFCKTNLCFHYILCQELLSFIRSKEAAELLKWKSADQWLLEKCISGSRGMWRFRSFIQGMAGEELTKFWLAAERLLEIDESDVAQRDLYLSLLQVLRATYLQEGSTVVTLCSMSIDYRSMTFEELTLRNPLMAVEVLSEDYELFCRMFPSLAFDLEYEERRCVRLSKTSLSLMRRENLMLRKPSLRPRYLMEVLHNPAHLEFFRQFLKQHNSEAPLLFWQAVEKLNTESNPKAQRALINSILKNFFHNKVPAEELLQCQASIIRDIPKASLVTGSMLFTAQSFVLKAMEEKWFKMYQDLYPGSDIFDTHLVTRQGRGSFIKDKLKRVWFVLQAFIRSICKFRREMNNRKSRKDFEDFLRRELVNQKENLPSSSMRSTIAVASPRQPVPAASMGEDVEVIQVKRRLFNQRHISINFLVNDLSFYLEIEKFCHLADSATVLAACGMYTERDVAFLKTKVATIAKLFLNSEVPPKLRVNISEGQKDSIRNLASKGVLDRSLYHVALLNVFPVLIHFWKRYCNWKAMESFRRYPKIKKSLSPFQAKASPRTSSIFSGEDYPIIRFTLLKGIQLLLPQPREEVDSSTEQKSSSGSLNWKKPPSGICVTQQIGQQLQDASKKPS; encoded by the exons GTCTTTGGCCAGACACCCATTTACATGGCCAACATTTGCCAGTGGTTCCTGTGGCCAGAGTTACCGTGTTACCTG GTGCCAAAGTACAAAGGCTTATTGACCTGGATGGAAAAGTACCGGCTGCCGCACTTCTGTAAAACCAACTTGTGTTTTCATTACATTCTCTGTCAGGAGCTTCTCAGTTTCATTAGATCCAAGGAGGCAG CAGAGTTGCTGAAATGGAAGAGTGCAGATCAATGGCTGCTCGAAAAGTGCATTAGCGGTAGCAGGGGAATGTGGCGCTTTCGTTCTTTCATCCAAGGAATGGCAG GGGAAGAGCTGACAAAGTTCTGGCTTGCTGCAGAAAGGCTCTTGGAGATTGACGAGTCAGATGTTGCCCAGCGAGATCTCTACCTGTCTCTGCTCCAAGTGCTGAGGGCCACTTATTTGCAGGAGGGCTCCACGGTGGTCACCCTCTGCAGCATGAGCATTG ACTACAGGAGCATGACGTTCGAGGAGCTGACCCTCAGGAACCCTTTGATGGCTGTAGAGGTGTTAAGTGAGGACTATGAGCTCTTCTGCAGAATGTTTCCCTCCCTTG CGTTCGATCTTGAATACGAAGAGAGGAGGTGTGTTCGCCTGAGCAAGACAAGTCTGTCCCTCATGAGGAGGGAGAACCTCATGTTAAGGAAGCCCTCTCTAAGACCCAG GTATCTCATGGAAGTGCTGCACAACCCCGCCCACCTGGAGTTTTTCAGGCAATTCCTCAAACAACATAACTCTGAAGCCCCACTGCTCTTCTGGCAGGCGGTGGAGAAGCTCAACACCGAGTCCAACCCCAAAGCTCAGAGAGCTTTGATCAACAGTATCCTCAAGAATTTCTTCCACAACAAAGTGCCTGCTG AGGAACTGCTGCAATGCCAAGCTTCCATCATCAGAGATATACCCAAGGCCAGCCTGGTCACTGGCTCCATGCTATTCACAGCACAGAGCTTTGTCCTGAAAGCAATGGAAGAGAAATG GTTTAAGATGTACCAAGATTTGTACCCTGGGAGCGATATTTTTGACACTCACTTGGTCACgaggcagggaaggggctccTTCATAAAGGACAAGCTG AAGAGAGTGTGGTTCGTGCTCCAGGCTTTCATCAGGAGCATCTGCAAGTTCCGGAGGGAGATGAACAATCGGAAATCCCGCAAAGACTTTGAGGACTTTCTCCGGAGGGAGCTCGTAAATCAAAAAGAAA ACTTGCCCAGTAGCTCCATGCGCAGTACCATTGCCGTGGCTAGCCCCCGCCAACCTGTGCCGGCTGCCAGCATGGGAGAGGATGTGGAGGTGATACAGGTGAAGCGCCGGCTCTTTAACCAGCGGCACATTTCCATCAACTTCCTGGTCAACGACCTCAGTTTTTACCTGGAGATTGAGAA GTTTTGTCACCTGGCTGATTCGGCCACAGTGCTCGCAGCCTGCGGGATGTACACCGAGAGGGACGTCGCCTTTCTTAAGACCAAAGTGGCCACGATCGCCAAACTCTTCCTGAACTCTGAAGTCCCTCCTAAACTGCGG GTGAACATTTCTGAGGGCCAGAAAGATTCAATCCGGAATTTAGCTTCCAAAGGGGTCCTGGATCGCAGCCTCTATCACGTGGCCTTGCTCAACGTCTTCCCAGTTCTGATACACTTCTGGAAAAG ATACTGTAACTGGAAGGCAATGGAGTCCTTCCGCAGGTACCCGAAGATAAAAAAATCTCTTTCTCCATTCCAAGCTAAGGCATCACCTAGAACATCCAGTATCTTCAGTGGGG AGGACTATCCAATCATTAGGTTCACGCTGCTCAAGGGGATCCAGCTGCTGCTACCTCAGCCTCGGGAGGAAGTGGATTCTTCTACAGAGCAAAAGT CATCGTCTGGAAGCCTCAACTGGAAAAAGCCTCCATCTGGCATCTGCGTGACCCAACAGATCGG GCAACAGCTTCAAGATGCTTCTAAGAAGCCATCCTAA
- the RGSL1 gene encoding regulator of G-protein signaling protein-like isoform X1 codes for MNKTATIASTELVVLLEDEVFVDFFNTFLNLPVFGQTPIYMANICQWFLWPELPCYLVPKYKGLLTWMEKYRLPHFCKTNLCFHYILCQELLSFIRSKEAAELLKWKSADQWLLEKCISGSRGMWRFRSFIQGMAGEELTKFWLAAERLLEIDESDVAQRDLYLSLLQVLRATYLQEGSTVVTLCSMSIESLLNISGWHPQHISTRRELLSEMQKVALFKIQSYWLPNYFIHCKLSMEKEEACQPLMCEYQERLLQVGSKEKAVSPAPTMSIRNSRATSEPYSSKKAKEQIWDLVTCGRQPKETEKHGRHGLQPEGQPSSDWSATSLTDMKQPPPKEDALGKTSVWAQHPERGVKNMEKATSFKTPSPNAQLPLQLEEIGKSRSLSDLRTSTPIAQLPSLLALKKIIKSSSSLDFLPWALNADSCAGRPFRKFLKSKNYAVETHLLDLWHDLEDFLRMVLSSSKGGSFLLRHLMSERICEIYLTESNHQHLPLKPNTLRNLQDLLPSGEVIPWILKAQEEICKILSFFYNDFLADDDETFLRFVSQKSKVQKPVGKEETYRKDEHLLLAKRINESLTLSQALYGVRDFETLSEEHWRFIATQDLTKGGSIQVELEPVVRKTDYRSMTFEELTLRNPLMAVEVLSEDYELFCRMFPSLAFDLEYEERRCVRLSKTSLSLMRRENLMLRKPSLRPRYLMEVLHNPAHLEFFRQFLKQHNSEAPLLFWQAVEKLNTESNPKAQRALINSILKNFFHNKVPAEELLQCQASIIRDIPKASLVTGSMLFTAQSFVLKAMEEKWFKMYQDLYPGSDIFDTHLVTRQGRGSFIKDKLKRVWFVLQAFIRSICKFRREMNNRKSRKDFEDFLRRELVNQKENLPSSSMRSTIAVASPRQPVPAASMGEDVEVIQVKRRLFNQRHISINFLVNDLSFYLEIEKFCHLADSATVLAACGMYTERDVAFLKTKVATIAKLFLNSEVPPKLRVNISEGQKDSIRNLASKGVLDRSLYHVALLNVFPVLIHFWKRYCNWKAMESFRRYPKIKKSLSPFQAKASPRTSSIFSGEDYPIIRFTLLKGIQLLLPQPREEVDSSTEQKSSSGSLNWKKPPSGICVTQQIGQQLQDASKKPS; via the exons GTCTTTGGCCAGACACCCATTTACATGGCCAACATTTGCCAGTGGTTCCTGTGGCCAGAGTTACCGTGTTACCTG GTGCCAAAGTACAAAGGCTTATTGACCTGGATGGAAAAGTACCGGCTGCCGCACTTCTGTAAAACCAACTTGTGTTTTCATTACATTCTCTGTCAGGAGCTTCTCAGTTTCATTAGATCCAAGGAGGCAG CAGAGTTGCTGAAATGGAAGAGTGCAGATCAATGGCTGCTCGAAAAGTGCATTAGCGGTAGCAGGGGAATGTGGCGCTTTCGTTCTTTCATCCAAGGAATGGCAG GGGAAGAGCTGACAAAGTTCTGGCTTGCTGCAGAAAGGCTCTTGGAGATTGACGAGTCAGATGTTGCCCAGCGAGATCTCTACCTGTCTCTGCTCCAAGTGCTGAGGGCCACTTATTTGCAGGAGGGCTCCACGGTGGTCACCCTCTGCAGCATGAGCATTG AGTCTCTGTTGAATATCTCAGGCTGGCACCCTCAGCACATCAGCACCAGGAGGGAGCTCCTGAGCGAGATGCAGAAAGTAGCCCTGTTTAAGATCCAAAGTTATTGGCTCCCTAACTACTTCATTCATTGCAAGCTGAgcatggagaaggaggaggcctgcCAGCCTCTAATGTGTGAATACCAAGAGCGTTTATTACAGGTGGGCTCGAAGGAGAAGGCAGTGTCTCCAGCACCCACAATGAGTATCAGGAACAGCCGGGCTACATCCGAGCCGTACTCCAGTAAAAAAGCCAAGGAGCAGATCTGGGATCTCGTAACTTGTGGACGACAACCTAAAGAAACAGAGAAACACGGGAGACATGGGCTGCAGCCCGAGGGGCAGCCAAGCTCAGATTGGAGTGCAACTAGTCTGACAGACATGAAGCAACCACCTCCTAAAGAGGATGCCCTGGGAAAGACTTCTGTGTGGGCACAACATCCAGAAAGGGGTGTTAAAAATATGGAAAAGGCCACTTCTTTCAAAACACCCAGCCCTAATGCCCAGTTGCCTCTTCAACTGGAGGAAATTGGCAAAAGCAGAAGCCTCTCTGATCTACGTACTTCTACACCCATTGCCCAGCTGCCTTCACTGCTAGCCCTGAAAAAGATCATCAAATCCTCTTCTTCTTTGGATTTCCTTCCTTGGGCACTTAATGCCGACAGCTGTGCTGGCCGCCCCTTCAGGAAGTTCTTGAAGAGCAAGAACTATGCTGTGGAGACTCATCTTTTGGATCTGTGGCATGATCTGGAGGATTTTCTGCGCATGGTACTGAGCTCCAGCAAAGGAGGGAGCTTCCTCCTGCGCCATTTGATGAGTGAAAGGATATGTGAGATCTATTTAACAGAAAGCAACCACCAGCACCTTCCCCTGAAGCCGAACACTCTCAGGAACCTGCAAGATCTTCTGCCTTCTGGAGAGGTCATTCCTTGGATATTAAAAGCACAGGAAGAGATTTGCAAG ATACTCAGCTTCTTCTACAATGACTTTCTTGCTGATGATGATGAAACATTTCTTCGTTTTGTG TCTCAGAAGAGCAAGGTCCAGAAGCCTGTGGGAAAAGAGGAAACTTACAGAAAAGATGAACACCTTCTGCTGGCCAAGAGGATAAACGAATCCCTGACTCTGAGCCAAGCCTTATATGGAGTGAGGGACTTCGAGACACTCTCAGAGGAGCACTGGAGATTCATAGCCACTCAGGATCTCACAAAAGGGGGATCGATTCAGGTTGAACTGGAGCCTGTTGTGCGCAAGACAG ACTACAGGAGCATGACGTTCGAGGAGCTGACCCTCAGGAACCCTTTGATGGCTGTAGAGGTGTTAAGTGAGGACTATGAGCTCTTCTGCAGAATGTTTCCCTCCCTTG CGTTCGATCTTGAATACGAAGAGAGGAGGTGTGTTCGCCTGAGCAAGACAAGTCTGTCCCTCATGAGGAGGGAGAACCTCATGTTAAGGAAGCCCTCTCTAAGACCCAG GTATCTCATGGAAGTGCTGCACAACCCCGCCCACCTGGAGTTTTTCAGGCAATTCCTCAAACAACATAACTCTGAAGCCCCACTGCTCTTCTGGCAGGCGGTGGAGAAGCTCAACACCGAGTCCAACCCCAAAGCTCAGAGAGCTTTGATCAACAGTATCCTCAAGAATTTCTTCCACAACAAAGTGCCTGCTG AGGAACTGCTGCAATGCCAAGCTTCCATCATCAGAGATATACCCAAGGCCAGCCTGGTCACTGGCTCCATGCTATTCACAGCACAGAGCTTTGTCCTGAAAGCAATGGAAGAGAAATG GTTTAAGATGTACCAAGATTTGTACCCTGGGAGCGATATTTTTGACACTCACTTGGTCACgaggcagggaaggggctccTTCATAAAGGACAAGCTG AAGAGAGTGTGGTTCGTGCTCCAGGCTTTCATCAGGAGCATCTGCAAGTTCCGGAGGGAGATGAACAATCGGAAATCCCGCAAAGACTTTGAGGACTTTCTCCGGAGGGAGCTCGTAAATCAAAAAGAAA ACTTGCCCAGTAGCTCCATGCGCAGTACCATTGCCGTGGCTAGCCCCCGCCAACCTGTGCCGGCTGCCAGCATGGGAGAGGATGTGGAGGTGATACAGGTGAAGCGCCGGCTCTTTAACCAGCGGCACATTTCCATCAACTTCCTGGTCAACGACCTCAGTTTTTACCTGGAGATTGAGAA GTTTTGTCACCTGGCTGATTCGGCCACAGTGCTCGCAGCCTGCGGGATGTACACCGAGAGGGACGTCGCCTTTCTTAAGACCAAAGTGGCCACGATCGCCAAACTCTTCCTGAACTCTGAAGTCCCTCCTAAACTGCGG GTGAACATTTCTGAGGGCCAGAAAGATTCAATCCGGAATTTAGCTTCCAAAGGGGTCCTGGATCGCAGCCTCTATCACGTGGCCTTGCTCAACGTCTTCCCAGTTCTGATACACTTCTGGAAAAG ATACTGTAACTGGAAGGCAATGGAGTCCTTCCGCAGGTACCCGAAGATAAAAAAATCTCTTTCTCCATTCCAAGCTAAGGCATCACCTAGAACATCCAGTATCTTCAGTGGGG AGGACTATCCAATCATTAGGTTCACGCTGCTCAAGGGGATCCAGCTGCTGCTACCTCAGCCTCGGGAGGAAGTGGATTCTTCTACAGAGCAAAAGT CATCGTCTGGAAGCCTCAACTGGAAAAAGCCTCCATCTGGCATCTGCGTGACCCAACAGATCGG GCAACAGCTTCAAGATGCTTCTAAGAAGCCATCCTAA